CGGTAGCTCTTGTGACATATGCTGCCCATCCAACAGAAGATATGCTCCTATGAAACATCGACACATGGCACAACCCAAGAGTGGCCCGTTTAGTTAAAAAAGATGGCCCATTAAGAGGCCTACAAGAATTAGGAAACTGCGGGGATAGCCTCGGGGCGGCAGCATGAACCACAACGCTACAGCCCGAAGGGACGACGCAACATCAGTGTGCGGATCGTACACCCGCAGGGTGGCGGCGCTACGCTCGACGGAGCAATGCAACAGCAGCCTATTGCTCGATTGGTGGAGGGGCGCGCTGGACTCGGGAACGATCTTCACAGGACCCGCGAAGGTGCGCGCAAGCGACTGGCCAGGACGGTCGCGTGGCGCGGATGGGGCGGATTGCGGGAGGACGGGTGATCAATCCTATCGGGCGCGCGGTTGAGGACGCCGCTTGGTGACGACAGACCCGAGCCACGGAGGTGGCGCCTGAACGGACATGCGAAGTACCGGTGCGTGCGCATGGCCCATGCCCGAGTGGGGCACGGAGCGGCGCAACACAAACGTAACCAGCCGACACATCACGTGTGTGCCGGCGCTAGGGCCCAGTAGCCTGCTGCAGCCGAGCGGGGTGAAGGTTCACGGAGGAACCCGATCCAATCATAGCGATGATGTACGGGCTAGAGCGACGGCAGATGGACGTGCGGATGACGGCCTTTGCATATCGCGCTAGACCGCCAtgtcgaagaagaggccggtggaaTCGACCCCGAATCCGAAGTAGAGTTGCCTGAGGGTCGATGGCAGCGGTAGGCGACGCAGACCTATCTTGattggaaaaacaaaaaaagaagcaTTGTTCAAGATGACTGGCGTGAGAGAAAAACCAGGATCAAGGACCGAAAAAAACTTTCTAGGGCAGTCGGTCAAGACGACCGGCGAATAAACCCTAAGTACGGGCGGTGCAGCTCCCGGTGGCGATCATGGAGatcgaccgccccgggggcggcatGGTGCGGAAGCGACGATGGCGGCTAGGATTGTGAATCAGCGTTAGGCTGACACCATGCAGAAGGAATAGAGGGAGATTGATGGCATCGATTTTTAATATTTGAGCCTCGTAGGCCCATGTATAAGTACAAGACAAGATAAAATAAATTATGCATTATCTTAGTATTTTTTAACTAATCATGATACTCAGCAAGCCCGAACCAGTGTACATGAATGCAGGCCAAACAGGTATACTGGTGTGTTCAAAAAAAGAGAAAGTGTACAAAAAAAAATCTTAACAAATCTGCAAATTTGTAGATTAAAGAGCATTATTTCTGCATCAATCATGCTAAACATACAAAGGTTTACATGCTCTTACACGTTGACTAGAATCTTTTCAAACTAACTAATCTCTTCCCCCTAATTTTCATGGGGATGAGCCCTTCTCCCCATTAATCTTCAATCAAAACTCACCTTTGTGTAAAAGCCTGTATCCTTTTGTATATGTAGCATTACTCTTTCTGCGTGCACAGCACCAACCATTAAGAGTGAACCAAGGCGCCGTCCATTCACGATGAAATTAGAGTAGAGTAAGAAAGTTCATCTCTTCTCGACCAACGGATGCGTCCACTCGCTATCAAGGAAAGTTCAGCCCTTCTCGATCAACTGAAGAAAATAACCTCAGGTCTCGCCGTTCCGGCCTGCAAATAGTCTATGTTCTGGAAGAGATGACAAGCCTGGACCAGCGACCTTCCTGGGCAGGCCGAGGTCGTCGATCGATCTCACGTCAAATCTGACTGCTTCCGTTCCTCCACGCGAGTGCATGCCAAATTAATGGCCCGTCCGGCGGCTAtgacttactagtactagttaaaTGAGCTTCCATACATAAGTTCGTCTCCCTCGTCGTCCTCGTACACCAAACTCGATCCGTGCACAAGAAGAAATCACACGCACGTACAGCTCGATCCGGCCAGTCCGGGACGGCGAAATGGGGCGTACCAACAGGCCGGCCCTCGCACTGGCGTGCCTGCTCGCCCTGCTGCTAGTGCAGCTGCCTCGAGGAGCCCGTGCAGCTGGGGATCTGTGCGGCAAGGTGAAGTGCGGCATGGGGAGCTGCGGCGAGTCCGGCGACTACATGTTCGGGTTCGCGTGCCGCTGCAATCCTGGCTGGAGCCGGTACCATCTCGGCGACGTGGACTTCCCCTTCCTCCCCTGCGTCATGCCAAACTGTACGTACACCCTGCCCGCCAGGTTTCTTGATGATGGGCGGATCAATAAGAATCGACCACCGTAATTTGTCTGGGCAGGCACCATCAACTACTCGTGCCAGGACGGGTCGTCTCCTCCGGCTCCGGCACCGCCGCCGCCAGCAGCGCCACCGCTGACAAACCTCTCAGTCTACGACCGTAATCAATCACATCCTCAGATGATCGCAAAAGAGTTTCTGTTTACAGTTTACTCATTCAAGCATTCGTCACTGAATCCTAGTACCTTCCAATGGCGCAGCCTGCTTGATGCAGTACTGCGGGGGCGGCACCTGCGAGAAGGTGGAGTCCTCGGCGTTCGCGCACAGGTGCGCCTGCCCCGACGGCTTCAGGAACCTCCTCGACGACGACGCCTACCCCTGCTACCGCCAGTGTGAGTGACTCGGCAacctgtcgtgaccgaggtagtatgACTACTTGACTAGGCTAACGCTGCCTCGCCGGCGGTTTGGTGTTTCCACCGTGCAGGTTCTCTGGGATCAGGCTGCTCCGACCTCGGGATCGGCATACTCAACGGCTCCGACCCGAGCACGTCACCGCCAGCACCCGTCTCCTTCACCGTCCAGAAGGGCGGCGCTGCAGGCGGTTTAGCACCACCGGCGCACTGGCTGCTGGGGCTCCTGATAGTGATTTCCTTCTTCTGGGTCCAGAGTCCAAACTGTTTTGTGAATTAGTGATTTTAAACCAAGGGTGTGGCGTTTGATTGGTTGGGAACCATACGGTCCCAATTTCCCTATAGGATCAGAGTATACATTTGGTGTCGGTGGTTGCAGAAATAAAACCCAACATGGCAGAATAGCGCGTCAACAGAATTGTTACTACTTGATGTCCATTAGACCCGATGATTAGGACTAAAGGTGATGAGATATATCTGCacgcctcgtacagtcgtactccgtgGTTGACTTTGTTATGTATTTTACTTAATAATTGATAAAATGGCTATGTGTGTGTATCATAATTTGAATGAGACTATATGTAATCTATAATGGTGTAGATGCCGAGAGTTTCAAACTTTTcttcaaaacaaaaaaaactactaCATATGAGTGGACTATATAGAATGTACCATAGTGCGCTATACAGATGGTCTACAGTTGGACACACAAACAACTCGACGGGGAAAAAACACTTCGCCCCCATGATCGCCTTCCTAGGGCGACACGAGAGGCGATCCCGATCGCTCTACTAGCCTTGCCCCAGGCTTCTCTCCATCCCTTCACCGCCGCCAGGCAAAGCTTCAGGCAAGGTAGGCGggagcgggggcgggggcggggctcCTCCCTTGTCATCTCTCCTTTCCCTCTAGAACCCGGGCAAACCTTGATGCGCGAACACGGGTCGTGGGGTCATTCCTTTGTACTGTTGGGTGGCTGCCGGCAGGGCGTGTGATGGTCAGAACCAGAAGGGTCGGTGGCTTCCTTGCCCTGCCATGGGTGTGCCACCCTGAGACAAGCACAAGATGGGGGTCGTTGGCTCGTGAGGCCGATCGTGGCAAGGAGGTCATTGAATCGGGGAGGCCGAATGGTGGGCGCATGCCACTCCAACGGCCGCTCCAATAATTATTTGCAAATTAATACGAACTCAAAGTATAAACGATGGAGTGGTGATCAAATATGCATGAAAGTAGAGTATTTATCTTAATGAAGTGTGGGGTAAAATGTGCATATCGCCTAGGCTCTTGGTTGTGATGAATACGGCGTGGGGCCAAAACCCACTTTCTGTTGATAGAATTTTTTCATCACATGAAGCAAAGGTTCCCCACAATAGTTCGCTCAGGAACAAGCAAACAAGATAATATCTCGCACGTTGATGCGATAATCCTATTCAAAATAATTAGGTGCTACGTAAGTAACTAAAACTAATTTAAATAAAGTGTGATAGTATTATTGAATCACACTTTAAAATAttgaaaaaattatgaacatatAACTAAATGATGTatacatgagaaaaaaatagaTTCCGCTAAAAGCAtgtctatttttttaaaaaaagtgaaGGATCAGCTGCATGGGTATGCTCCTTGTGCCCAACACATATACAGTATCCTTGAGAGCATAAAACTTAATACAAAAAATTAACCGATGACCTGCATGAATGAACTCATGATATGGCAtgggagtgttgcatgcatgtgtaatAATGCAAAAAAATGTTACTTATAACTTACATGCATGACTTGCCGATCTGGCATGGTTAGAAAAattatgtagtgggttgtagggcaTGTCACAATCAAATGCAATGTGATTTAGAACCCATTTATGCACTAATGTATGTTGCATGATAGAGGATTATCATGTGTAGATCGGACGGATGCTAGTGGATCAAGCTAGTAAATCTAACTACTACAATAATTTTCATGATGTGTAAGCACGCATATGCTGAGATAAATTACAAGTAATGGGGATTACTCTCTTAGATATAGAAATATAGGATTCTTAGAGGAGGAAGCGGGTCACGAATCCCAcaacaaaaacttagtacatgtgtgaatgcatagacaaaacaaAGGTGTTGACAATGAAGAAAGtagccctccctcctccctcctccctcgcctcctcctccccctcctcccctccttgccCTAGCCGTCCCGCTCCCCGCCCTGACCCGCTGGCCGGTGCCCGGTCATCCCCCTCTCCGCTTGCAggtgctctctctctcttctcccctctGTCTTCACCGCTGCCGGTGCTCGGATCTCGTTTCTGGGCCCTTGCGTCTGATGAGGAGGATTCGCGGTCGTCGGTCCCTTCCCCCTGTGGTCCCGTGCCTTGTGCTGGGGGGGGGTGGTGCCTTCCGCCGCTCCTCGTCCCCGCAAGTTCGCTCCTGGTGGCCGGGGCCAGTCGGTGGCCGCGTCCTCGTCGGTCGATGGCTGGATTCGAATCTCTCGGCGGCGGCGTAAGTCTGGTAAGTTTGCTGTTGCGTCACCTGATCTCGTTGTCCTGGGCAGTGCGCCTGATGGGGAGCTTGGTGGCCTCCCATCCCCCTCTCCCGCAGCCTCTgcggcggcggcgtcgccggcggcgGTGACGGCGGGGTCGCTGGTGACATCGTGTAACCTAGATCTCGATTTCTCCGCGGTGGCCATCGGGCCGCAGGACGTCCCCTCGGGTGGGCTTGATGGGCCTTGCGGTTTGTcgttgcccagtgggcctgccTCTCCTCCCCCTCTTTCGTCGGTGGCAGATTTCCCCCCTCTGGTCCCGTCCGGCCCAGTTGGGCCCATCGTCTGGGTTCCTGCTCCTCAACCTTCTTTGGCCCATGTGGCGAGTCGGGCCTAGGTGGGCACGGCTCAGACGGGCTATTTATGGATCCCCCACGGCTCTTCCTCCCCTTTGCTAGGGTTTCCGGCTTCCGCTTCCGATCTGCGCCGTCACCGTCTTCCCATTCGTCGCCTCATTAGATCCTCCCCACCTCCACCCCTCCTCCTTCCTTTTGCTATGGTGCTATCCATGGACAAGTCGCGGGGCTCTTCCTGCGAGGCGCTCTCGGGCAGCAAGCGACGCCGTGACGACTCCCCTTCCTCCGCGGTGGATCTGGAGCTCGAGGCTTCGCTCCGTTCCAAGTTGGAGGCGAAACAGGCGGCGCGCGAGCAGGTGGCTCGTGACCACGAGGCTCGGGCTTCGGGTCCGGAGTGGTCGCAGCGCTCGAAGAGGGTTGGTGTGCCCGGATCCGGCCCGCAGGGCTCTGGATCTGGCCATTCTCTCTCTCCGGTGCTGGACCCATGGGAGGCGGCGATGGCCTCTGGCGGTGGTGTTTCTTCGTCTTCTGCCTCCCTTCCTGCTCCGGGAGTGGGCCGCAGTCCATCTGCTCCgtcgcgccctcctcctcctcctcgctcggtaGGGGTTGGTGCTGGTGCTCGTCCGCCGCCTCGGTCCTTCGCGGGGCCGGCGCGTCGGCCGCCCGGTCCGGCCTCTGGGGCGCCCCCTTTTCCGGGGATGGGGGATGggatccttcctcctcctccgccgcttcCGCAATCCCGCCCGTCCTCTGCTTCCCATAACAACCCCTCGGCGCTCACCTGCTTCGCTTGTCACAGGCCTGGCCATTTCCAGTCTCGCTGCACCAACCCTCCTTTTTGCCTGATCAGTCGCTCTGATGGTCACCTCACGGTCAACTGCATGGCTAGGCAGAAACCTCCCGCGGTCATCCAATTCGGCTCGGGCCTCCCCGGTTGTGCCTTTTTCTCCTTCGACGGTGACCTGCCTGTCCGGGAGGTGGCACCTGCTCTGTCTAATGCTGCTATTGTTACCGTCAAGGATCAAAAGATTTCTCCCCAAATTCTTCTGGAAGGGCTTCGCATTTGGGATGAGGCTGGATGGGACTGGCAAGTTGTGCAGATATCTGAATTTGAGTTCTCTGTGGTGTTTCCCTCCAAAGAATTTTGCGGATGATTGCCTCATGCACTAGCTTCACCTTGCCCCTCAATCAATTGGTGGTTTCTGTTAAAGCGGCTTCTTGAAGTGGTACGACAGTTGGTCCTCTCTCTCAAGTCTAGATTTTGATTGATGATTTGCCTGCTGGTCTCCGTTCATCTGCTTTTCTCATGTCTTTCGGGGTTCTGATTGGGAAGCCCATCGAGGTGGATGAAGACTCTCTGAACAAGGTTGGCCTTGCTAGGATGAAGGTTTGGTGTGTGGATCCTGAACGGGTTCATGGCTCGATTGATATCTTCCCTTCTCCCAATGGTATTAAGCTTCGGGTGCGGGTGGAGGGGGCGGCTGCTTTTCAGactccacctccccctcctcccccttctAACCCTTCGAACAAGCATGATAAGGAGGGGGACGGATCTCTGGGTGGCCCTAATCAGAGCCATGGGTCTAACCTCCGCTTCACCCAATCTGAATGGGATGGTTTGGCAGATTCTGAACGTGAGTTGTTTCAATCCCAAGCTCCCTCTGGTGTTGCTCCTCGTGATGATTTGGTGATCCCGTCTGCTGCTCCCAATGTCCCTGCTGCTGGTGCTGATATGTCGAAGTTCCCGCCCTGCTCTGCTACCCCCGTTTCTGGTGCTTGCTCCAATCTTCCTGTCCGCCCGCTCTCCCCCACTCGATCGGGAATTGAAGATCTTCCGGCCTCCCTGGCTCGCGATGTGGTGGAATCCCAGTCCCCCCGGAAGAAGAAATCCTCAGTGCGCAAATTCTCGGCTAAGAGCCGGAACTCGTCGGGCTCGAAGCACTCCATGACGGGGGTCTGTCGGCGTCTTGATCAAGATTTGGGATCTATGTCCCCTTCGGGTCCCCATGTTGGCTCTCCTGCTGCGCGGTCGCCTGTGGTTCGATCCCCTGTGTCCACGGCTCGCAAAGGAAGGCGGGTGGCGAATTTAGGTGTTTCTGTCCTAGAGCGGGCTGAAAAGCGGGCTGCGGCGAAGGATCTCCCTCCCCCAGGTACATCTCCCGTTCCCTCTGTTGTTACTTCTCCGGTTTGGTTGGTTCTACCTTCTCTTTCGGACGATCATCTTTTAAATATTATGTCGGATGTGGGGGTGGTGGTTGATTCGTCTGTTGGTTCTCCTAGTTCTCTTCTTGCTATTATTCGGGCTAACGAGATGGCTCAGGCTGCCATTGCCAAAGCCAAAGAGGCCGTTGCCTCTCAGGTAGGGGCTTCTAGTAGTGGTCCGCTCGTGGACGCGGGCGCTGGTAGTGGCCAGCCCCAATCCAACCTGTCTAAAAGGGGCACCAATAAGCGTGCTAAACCCTGCGTGGCCCCTTGCAGGTCGAGCCTTCGAATCAAGAATCTCTCTTATAAATGAGGGCATTATTCTGGAATATTAGGGGGTTCGGTGCTAGGGGGCGCCGTGACCAACTTAAAGATCTGGTTCGTTCTAACTCTATTGACTTTGTGGGGCTGGTAGAAACCTTCAAGGAATCCTTCTCCCCTAATGACTTTTCTGCTATTGTGGGCATGGACAGATTTAATTGGAACTTTTTACCTGCTTCAGGGCACTCTGGCGGGATCTTGATAGGCTCCAATAAAGATATTTTTGATTTTGTTGCTTTTGATCATGGGATCTTTTGGGCCAGTGTTGTTCTCTCTCATAAAGCTCAGAATACTCTTTGTGAGTTTATCGTCGTCTATGGGCCTGCGGACCATTCCTTGTCGCCTTTATTTCTTAATGAACTTTCGTTGAAGATCGATGCTTGTAATTTACCGATGGTTATCGGGGGAGACTTTAACCTTCTGTGGTGCCCTAATGACAAAAGTAATGATAACTTCTCCTGGCCGCTGGCTAATGCCTTTAACGACTTCATTAGTGCCAATGCTATTCATGAGTTGCTTCGAGGGGGAGCTCGTTATACCTGGTCCAATCATCAGTCAATCCCTATTAGATCAGTGCTTGACAGAGTCTTCCTTTGTCCCAGGTGGGATTCCTTGTTCCCTAGGGCCTCTCTTTACGCCAAATGCATTATCGGTTCCGATCATACCCCCTTAATTCTTGACGATGGTTCCATTAGCCTCAGGCCTCGGGCTAGATTTCAATTTGACGCCTCCTGGTTGGCTGTGGATGGCTTTGTCGATATGGTTGCGGCGAAGATCTCCCTTTCTCTATCATCCAATGCTCGCACCTTTGGTCCTTTGGATGATTGGCATTCGTGTTCCTATAACCTGCGTAAATTCCTCAGAGGTTGGTCTCGTAATCGTGCGGCGGAGGATCGTCGCACCAAATCTTTCCTCGAAGACCAGATCTTGTCGCTGGATCACACAGCTAATTCTATTGGGCTTTCTGACGATGGTTGGGCGGTTCGTTATAGTCTGGAGGCTGCTTTAATATAGTTACACCATCAGGCTGAGATTTATTGGCGTCAACGTGGTACTCTAAACTGGACTCTAAAAGGCGACTCCCCTACGGCGTATTTCTTTGCGATCGCGAATGGCAGGCGTAGACGATGTGGTATTAATAGCCTGCTCATTAATGGTGTGCGATCTTCGGAGCAGTCTGTTATTATGGCTCATGTGGTGGATTTCTTCTCTTCGTTGTTGGGGGCTAAACCTCCATCGGGCTTCTCCATTTCTCCCTCCCATTGGAACTTAGGTCTTAAAATCTCACCCGAGGAGAATGCCTCTTTGATGATCCCTCTTTCTGATCAGGAAATTTGGGATGTTTCAGGAAATTTGGGATGTTGTTAACACTACCAATCCTAATGCTGCTTCTGGGCCAGACGGCTTCTCTATTCCTTTCTCTCGGAAATTCTGGCCCTAGTTGAAACAGCTGGTTTGTAATGTTATCCAGGGCTTCTGTCTTGGTACTGTCGATATCTCCCGCCTGAACTATGCAGTGATAACCCTGATCCCCAAGGTTAAGGGTGCTGATGTTATTTCCCAATTCCGACCTATTGCTTTGATTAACAACTTCGCCAAATTCCCGGCTAAAGGCTTTGCGAATCGTTTGTCGCCAGTTGCTCATAGAGTTATTAGTCCTTATCAATCTGCTTTCATCAAAGGGCGTTTCATCCTTGATGGTATCCTATCCCTTCATGAGATTGTTCACGATCTTCATGCTCGGAGAGCTAAAGCGGTTATCCTTAAGCTAGACTTTGAGAAAGCCTATGACTCCGTTAGCTGGCCCTTCCTCAAGCAGGTCCTTCTTGCTAAAGGTTTCGACGGTGCTTATGTTCATcgtatcatgcagttggtctcgggtggcCATACTGCCGTTTCGGTTAATGGTTTTGTTAGCAATTTCTTCGCCAATGGTAGGGGCCTTCGCCAAGGGGATCCTGCTTCCCCTGTTCTTTTTAATTTTGTGGCCGACGCCTTCTCGTGCATGCTTTCCAGGGCGGCCCGTTGTGGGCACATTGCTCCTGTGGTCTCTCATTTACTTCCGGAGGGTGTTTCCCACTTGCAATATGCGGATGATACAATTATCTTGGTGGAGCTAGATGACACCTGCATTGCCAATCTTAAATTCACCCTGTTGTGTTTCGAAGCTGTTTCGGGTCTTAAGATTAATTTCGCTAAAAGTGAGGTCCTGGTGACGGGTGTGGATGAGGCGGAAGCCTTGCGGGTGGCCAGGCTTCTGAACTGTTCTTTGGGTTCCTTTCCCTTTAAATATCTAGGCCTTCCTATCTCTCCTGGCGTGCTCCATGCTAAAGATTTCACTCCGGCGGTCGCTAAAGTGGGGAACAGGGTGCTCCCTTGGAGAGGCAGATATAATACCAATGCTGGCAAAGTTGCTCTAATTAACTCCTGCTTATCCTCTCTCCCCATGTTTCTTATGGGCTTCTATCTTCTTACGGATGGCGTGCATGCTGGCTTCGACAAACATAGGGGAGCCTTCTACTGGAATTCTACGGATAATAAACGGAAATATAGGCTGGTCAAGTGGCAGCATATGTGTAAGCCTAAAAACCGTGGGGGGTTAGGTATTATTAATACTCGGGTGATGAACATTGGTTTGCTTatcaagtggtggtggaaaatttTAACTAGTGGGGCTGACTCGCTTTGGTTCTCGATTCTTAAGGCTAAATACTTCCCACATTCCAACCCGCTGTTTGCCACCGCGAGGCGCGGCTCTCAATTTTGGAAATCCCTTGTCAAAGTCAGACCTATTTTTCTGGAACATGTTAAATTTAATGTTGGTAATGGGATGGCAGTCCGCTTTTGGTTGGACTGGTGGTCGGGGGATGCCCCCCTCGCTGAGAGTTTTCCGGTTTTGTTCTCTTACTGTCCTAATCCGGGTATCTCCATCGCGGAGGTGGCGGCTAATAACTGAGATCTGGCCTTTCGTTGGGCCCtatctcctgaagagttggaagattggcaaagTCTCTCTGCCCTCTTCCCCGTGCTCTCGGAGTCGGCCGATTCTGTAGTCTGGCCTCATTCGGCCTCAGGTAGATTTACGGTCAAGTCGCTTTATTCTAGACTTATTGGTGGTACTCCTTCGACCAGATTCTCTTGTGTTTGGAAGTCCAAAGTTCCTCCTAAGATTaaaattttcctttggcaagcCTTTCGTGGTCGCCTGCCGGCTGCTGACCAGATTAAAAAGCGCAATGGGCTTGGCTCGGATTTCTGTCATCTATGTGGGGCCTTGGAGAACTCTGATCACATCTTTTTCAATTGCGTGCTGGCCAAGCTGGTTTGGTGTTGTGTCAGATCTTGGCTTCAGGTCTCTTGGAACCCCTCCTCTTTCTCCGATATTCGAACCCTAGCCAAAGCTTTGGTTGGGGTCACCAAGAGGGTGTTTTGGGTTGGCCTGGGTGCCTTATGTTGGGCTCTGTGGACCATtaggaacaaatttactattgagcatatcttcccatctaagcctgctgacgttcttttcaaatcatgtatattattgcagcagtggagatcattgactaaggaggtTGATCGGGATGCCCTGGACCTGCTCATCGACAAAATCCGGGCTTCGGCATCTCACATCTCTGGACGGGATCCTGTCGTCTAATCCTTGTGGTGCTGTTTGCGGAGTTTAGGTCTCACTCCTTTCCGGCCTGCGCGCCGTGTATGTCAGTTGCCTGTATCCATCCTTCCTTGGCTACTCTTATATACTTTTCGTTCCGTGCGCTGTGTGCGTTCTCCTCGTTAACTGGTCTTTTTCCTGTTTGGTCTCGTGACGCTGccatgtggctttatttataaagtcgggctctgGCCTTTTCTCTTAAAAAAATCCCACAACAACTAACATGAAGGGCCCGCCTGATCAAAGCTTAGATCAACAAGCGGGAGTGCAGGCCGGCCCATTAGCATAGTAGCGGCTCTTGGTGTCTACTGTAGCAATTGATTTTTTTATCTTTCCAAAGAAcacgaaaaaataaaaatagacggCGTGGACTATTTTGAAAATGCTAATACTTTTTTAAACATTAAATATTTTGAAATTATGAATAATTTTTGAAAATgcaattttattttgaaaaaagtACCAACGAATTTTGAAAATTCTGAACATCTTTTAAATTGTATTTATTTCTGAAGacgcaaacattttttaaatgaatcAAACTCCAAATAGTGTTGAAAACATGagcaattttttgaaaattatcggGGTTTTCAAATTCCAAACCATTTTCTGAATATATTAGGTATTTTTGAAATTTATGATACTTTTTATAAAAAAGAAACATGATGAACAAAAAACCGAAAGAAAACTTGAAATACCAgttcaaaaaagaaagaaagaataaaactggttcaggaaccttctataAGGTTCCCAACACCGGTCAGGAACCTTTTAGAAATTCCCAAAACCAGTGGCTCGCTCACTCAATAGGCGGGCCCATCTATCTATCGGGGTGTGCATTTACCGCACGACAAATATGAAATGTGGTGCAGGCCGGTGATCTTCGActaaagcccatgaacatccaagGCCAATTCAGTCGGTGGCCCACTGGGGAACAACTATTTTCTCTCGGTGCCTTCGACTTCATTCAGGGAAATGAAGAACCACCGCTTTTCCTCTCGCGGGCGTGTGTGtcatctccctctctatcttgaaaCCCAAGAATTCACCCTTCCTCCGTGCGGATTCGTGTTATTGAAACTGTGTGTCGTCAATTGTATTGCTGGATAATGTGACACCGCACTGCGCTAGTTGTTCTCATCTCGATGATGAATGACTGTGAAGAGCTAGGAATGAACTAATTATTTTGATTTCTAATCCATCTGAAGAATTCATTATGAAAGATGATGAAAAAAACATCCAAGATGCAGTAACGTGGTAAAAAAAGAGATGTAACTCTAATTGATATACGAGCGATGACAAATACAGTAACACATAACACAAATAGAGAAGGGTCAAATTGCGGTCTGGATTTTATTTTCTCCGAAAAGGAGGGTTACCACCTGCCTCTACATTGAGCGATGCACACAATTATTTATTAAAACGAACCAAGTATCAAAGTCTCAGAGCAGCTCCGT
This portion of the Triticum dicoccoides isolate Atlit2015 ecotype Zavitan chromosome 7A, WEW_v2.0, whole genome shotgun sequence genome encodes:
- the LOC119332506 gene encoding uncharacterized protein LOC119332506, with the translated sequence MGRTNRPALALACLLALLLVQLPRGARAAGDLCGKVKCGMGSCGESGDYMFGFACRCNPGWSRYHLGDVDFPFLPCVMPNCTINYSCQDGSSPPAPAPPPPAAPPLTNLSVYDPCLMQYCGGGTCEKVESSAFAHRCACPDGFRNLLDDDAYPCYRQCSLGSGCSDLGIGILNGSDPSTSPPAPVSFTVQKGGAAGGLAPPAHWLLGLLIVISFFWVQSPNCFVN